In the Oncorhynchus keta strain PuntledgeMale-10-30-2019 chromosome 14, Oket_V2, whole genome shotgun sequence genome, one interval contains:
- the LOC118394221 gene encoding sphingomyelin phosphodiesterase 4-like yields MSSSDHLKTDWTIKSLPQQCTEMTKYIDDKPVKELCVIFPWMVERVVGSLDGSTVGWSLSSLQAHSSDYSNVLEFLQPSGPMLKLVYKLQAEDYNFEIQVANLPGVISNRRIFLNKLPSQNHQRLSLNAFEYFMFYFATSVITQRDHHSGQQTSISNSVYFALVDEYFKHFLPTEGSPHSDVKVTLTSHIPRSSRYSETSKGLLKCQCPVNAETTNQSIWRSGTMLQIFLEIWLPHFPLETHQKLNEVSVITEQHILVVRQLVKHMHALSGKTKLDQSDILPSAHSETYLSEDFKRVVTSEYVQRLYLLLLHCFKQWPMETSFRAVLETWLSYIQPWRYQKHVYSENKEKWASFIQDNILMYTRLFSFFLKRFAHVDLVNVDNATMVFRMTKVFAQTSLPELIENGEKLLLHQGPLLPSTLMASQVPPTEIAALPKTHINNKKLQMFGVEMRAEVLKLVQRLMQAQQTAKTTLDPPANVSVGQFLCSWKRLILKTNSESGGNDMTKSDMKTVELLKKTVDHLNQVFNLNTGHLSQMMMNMGSVEESKQLPDCIHSENGLILTDLGRMQIINGLRRFDIEYQGDPQLQPVRSYENAVLVQLMFWIATLINNKLEGHMNNLCSQQNLLGRLGQHYLITSTVKGRFPRSTVTQQSQDDYHLRPRLTLRTFASYRTLLILLLLYSLGSLFSISPLFSTCLILMLSFLYGLCMTVYVGK; encoded by the exons ATGTCCTCTTCG GATCATCTGAAGACAGATTGGACAATCAAGTCACTCCCACAGCAATGCACAGAGATGACAAAATACATTGATGATAAACCTGTCAAG GAGCTATGTGTTATCTTCCCCTGGATGGTGGAGAGGGTTGTTGGCAGCCTGGATGGCAGCACTGTTGGTTGGAGTCTTTCTTCTCTGCAAGCCCACAGCAGTGACTACAGCAATGTACTGGAGTTCCTACAACCAAG TGGCCCAATGCTGAAACTTGTTTATAAACTTCAAGCTGAAGACTACAACTTTGAGATCCAAGTCGCCAATTTACCT GGGGTCATTTCAAATAGACGGATTTTCCTCAATAAATTACCCTCTCAGAATCATCAGAGATTGTCACTCA ATGCCTTTGAGTACTTCATGTTTTATTTTGCCACAAGTGTCATTACACAGAGG gatcaccactcaGGGCAGCAAACCTCCATCTCAAACAGTGTCTACTTTGCCTTGGTGGATGAATATTTCAAACACTTCCTCCCTACAGAAGGATCCCCTCACTCAGATGTCAAAGTCACCTTGACTTCACACATTCCAAG GTCCTCTAGGTATAGTGAAACAAGCAAAGGCCTGTTGAAATGCCAGTGCCCTGTTAACGCTGAGACAACCAATCAGAGTATCTGGAGATCAGGGACTATGCTACAG ATATTTTTGGAGATATGGCTGCCACATTTCCCCTTGGAGACACACCAGAAGCTTAATGAG GTCTCTGTCATCACAGAGCAGCACATACTGGTGGTGAGACAGCTGGTGAAGCACATGCATGCCCTCTCTGGAAAAACAAAACTAGACCAGTCTGATATCTTACCTTCTGCCCACTCAGAAACCTATCTCTCAGAAGATTTTAAAAG AGTGGTCACATCAGAATATGTACAGAGGTTGTACCTTCTCTTGCTGCACTGCTTCAAACAGTGGCCTATGGAGACATCCTTCAGAGCA GTATTGGAGACGTGGCTTAGTTACATCCAGCCCTGGAGATACCAAAAACATGTGTACAGTGAAAACAAAGAGAAATG gGCCTCTTTCATTCAGGATAATATTCTCATGTACACCAGGCTATTCAGCTTCTTCTTGAAAAGATTTGCTCATGTTGACCTCGTCAACGTCGACAATGCAACCATGGTTTTCAGGATGACAAAAGTATTTGCCCAAACCAGTCTTCCAGAATTGATTGAAAATG GAGAAAAATTGCTATTGCATCAGGGTCCCCTCCTCCCATCCACTCTGATGGCATCTCAGGTGCCTCCCACTGAAATAGCTGCCCTGCCCAAGACTCACATCAATAACAAGAAACTACAAATGTTTGGGGTAGAAATGCGAGCCGAG GTGCTGAAACTGGTCCAGAGACTAATGCAGGCCCAACAGACTGCAAAAACCACATTGGATCCGCCAGCCAATGTATCAGTTGGCCAGTTTCTCTGTTCCTGGAAGAGGTTGATTCTTAAAACCAATTCAGAAAGTGGGGGGAATGACATGACCAAGTCTGACATGAAGACAGTGGAGCTACTAAAGAAAACTGTGGACCACCTCAATCAGGTTTTCAAC CTCAACACAGGTCATCTATCTCAGATGATGATGAACATGGGGTCAGTGGAGGAATCCAAGCAGCTCCCTGACTGTATTCACAGTGAAAACGGGCTGATCCTGACAGACCTTGGCAGAATGCAG ATTATCAATGGCCTTCGCAGATTTGATATTGAGTATCAAGGGGACCCACAGCTGCAGCCTGTGAGAAGCTATGAAAACGCAGTCTTGGTGCAGCTTATGTTTTGGATCGCCACACTAATCAATAACAAA CTTGAAGGACACATGAACAATCTGTGCTCACAACAGAACCTCCTGGGAAGGCTGGGACAACACTACCTTATCACCTCCACTGTAAAAGGAAGGTTCCCAAGGAGTACAGTGACACAGCAAAGCCAGGACGACTACCACCTGAGGCCACGCCTTACCCTGCGCACATTTGCGAGTTATCGCACATTACTCATTCTCCTGTTACTCTACTCGCTGGGATCTCTGTTTTCTATTAGCCCACTGTTCAGCACATGCCTCATCTTAATGTTGAGCTTTTTGTATGGACTGTGCATGACTGTCTACGTGggaaagtaa